A genomic window from Nicotiana sylvestris chromosome 11, ASM39365v2, whole genome shotgun sequence includes:
- the LOC138881799 gene encoding uncharacterized protein gives MQVNLRDSVTSPASRDITVPLGKELKAENQALKPVDTILGKTKEAETQLPENTKEPTWVGILSGNRPVVNGMPLHYITPEAVEGNLVAKLDKSDLKDETLKWKCALIIYAIGFQSVANMKTILCEGPYTVNNRPMIMKQWSQLFDFDAEFLTKIPLWVRFPKLTMNCWGGTSLSRITSTIGIPLLDECTAKQTRISYARILIEVNVTKPLPNKVPVMDDSGNVFDQEMKYDWKPEFCGECLKFGYDCTKIRKKEVKQIQQPKRIRPQPMKQVWKTTGVVLAPTHKSNQEQPKMMNDASYVCC, from the exons ATGCAAGTGAACTTGAGAGATAGCGTTACATCTCCCGCGTCTAGGGATATTACTGTTCCATTGGGCAAGGAGCTTAAAGCTGAAAATCAAGCTCTAAAACCAGTTGATACTATATTGGGGAAGACGAAGGAAGCTGAGACTCAATTGCCAGAAAATACTAAAGAACCAACTTGGGTTGGGATCCTTAGTGGTAATCGACCAGTTGTGAACGGTATGCCTTTGCACTACATTACTCCTGAAGCAGTAGAGGGTAATCTTGTGGCTAAACTGGACAAATCAGATTTAAAAGATGAAACCCTAAAGTGGAAATGTGCCCTAATCATTTATGCAATTGG GTTTCAATCCGTGGCTAACATGAAGACAATTCTGTGTGAGGGACCTTACACAGTCAACAATAGGCCCATGATAATGAAACAATGGAGTCAATTGTTTGATTTTGATGCAGAATTTTTAACTAAGATTCCTCTTTGGGTTAGATTTCCCAAACTAACCATGAACTGCTGGGGAGGTACGTCATTGAGTAGAATAACTAGCACTATAGGGATTCCATTGTTAGATGAGTGCACTGCCAAACAAACTAGAATCTCTTATGCTAGAATTCTCATCGAGGTGAATGTCACTAAACCTCTCCCCAACAAGGTCCCTGTTATGGATGATTCGGGCAACGTGTTTGATCAGGAAATGAAATATGATTGGAAGCCAGAATTCTGTGGGGAATGCTTAAAATTTGGGTATGATTGTACAAAGATCCGTAAGAAGGAGGTTAAGCAAATTCAACAGCCAAAAAGAATTAGACCACAACCTATGAAGCAAGTGTGGAAAACTACAGGAGTTGTGTTAGCTCCTACACATAAATCTAATCAGGAGCAGCCAAAGATGATGAATGATGCCTCCTATGTGTGTTGTTGA